The Citrifermentans bemidjiense Bem genome window below encodes:
- a CDS encoding response regulator yields MTQRVMIVEDEEKLASLLGDYLKQSGFETIWIADGNEVLPRVREQQPDLMLLDLMLPGRDGLEICKEIRTFSQLPIIMITARVEEIDRLLGLELGADDYICKPFSPREVVARVKTVLRRTGEQAPAQTHGLTLDADRYLALFHGHDLELTVVEFKLLHFLYQNPGRIYSRSQLMDRIYSDQRIVSDRTIDSHIKKLRKKIAAVAPDQEIIYSIYGAGYKYEPA; encoded by the coding sequence ATGACACAAAGAGTGATGATCGTAGAGGACGAGGAGAAGCTGGCGAGCCTTTTGGGCGACTACCTGAAGCAGTCGGGTTTCGAGACCATCTGGATAGCCGACGGCAACGAGGTGCTGCCGCGGGTGAGGGAACAACAACCCGACCTGATGCTGCTCGACCTGATGCTCCCCGGGCGTGACGGCCTGGAAATCTGCAAGGAGATAAGAACCTTCTCGCAGCTCCCCATCATCATGATCACGGCGCGGGTGGAAGAGATCGACCGCCTGCTCGGCCTGGAGCTTGGCGCCGACGACTACATCTGCAAGCCCTTCAGCCCCCGCGAGGTGGTGGCCAGGGTAAAGACGGTGCTGCGGCGGACGGGCGAGCAGGCCCCGGCGCAGACACACGGCCTCACCCTCGACGCCGACCGCTATTTGGCGCTCTTCCATGGTCATGATCTAGAACTCACCGTGGTCGAGTTCAAGCTCTTGCACTTCCTCTACCAGAACCCGGGCCGGATCTACTCCCGGAGCCAGTTGATGGACCGCATCTATTCGGACCAGCGCATCGTCAGCGACCGCACCATCGACAGCCATATCAAGAAGCTGCGCAAAAAGATCGCCGCAGTAGCCCCCGACCAGGAGATCATCTATTCCATATATGGTGCAGGGTACAAGTACGAGCCGGCGTAA
- a CDS encoding methyl-accepting chemotaxis protein yields MKWFMNMKIKTKMGLGFTIVLALFTCAIAVTCFNMEQARKDSEQVASESVPFLMRAYDMNIAAIKLSETLTDVAATHNNEGFKEAELAAVRFRQELAKYREMYMRENDEKSLREMDELGKSFDKFYDTGKKMALTYVSSGLVQGNTMMDGFDKDRALLSAEIEKLQKSQSDEAKANTKGIVTTLNKVFLLLVAACGVAITLGILIAVFVTRSITVPLQSAVEVSNKLAEGDLTVVVTSENTDETGHLLAAMGNMVYKLREIVGEVQAATKNVASGSQELSSSSEQMSQGASEQAAAAEEASASMEQMTSNIRQNADNALQTEKIAVKSAENAKEGGQAVQETVHAMKDIAGKINIIEEIARQTNLLALNAAIEAARAGEHGKGFAVVASEVRKLAERSQKAAAEISQLSSTSVDVAVKAGDLLSKMVPDIQKTAELVQEISASSREQDTGAEQINKAIQQLDTVIQQNAGASEEMSSTAEELASQAELLTSSIAFFNIGEEGRSKPLVRHSKTTMKPMSFSKHPAKSAPIANVAGTDLQLNDDHFEHF; encoded by the coding sequence ATGAAGTGGTTCATGAACATGAAGATAAAGACAAAAATGGGCCTTGGGTTCACAATCGTCCTCGCCCTTTTCACCTGCGCGATAGCGGTGACGTGCTTCAACATGGAGCAGGCGAGGAAAGATTCCGAACAGGTTGCCAGCGAATCTGTCCCTTTCCTCATGCGCGCATACGACATGAATATCGCCGCAATAAAGTTATCGGAAACCCTTACGGATGTTGCCGCGACCCATAACAACGAAGGGTTCAAGGAAGCCGAACTGGCGGCGGTGAGGTTCCGGCAAGAACTGGCAAAGTACAGGGAAATGTACATGAGAGAGAACGACGAAAAATCTCTCCGAGAAATGGACGAGCTGGGGAAAAGCTTCGACAAGTTCTACGACACAGGTAAAAAGATGGCTCTCACCTATGTCTCATCGGGCCTGGTGCAGGGCAATACGATGATGGACGGTTTTGACAAAGATCGCGCGCTCCTCTCGGCGGAAATCGAAAAGCTGCAAAAATCCCAGTCAGACGAAGCCAAGGCGAACACAAAGGGGATTGTCACGACACTTAACAAAGTTTTTCTATTGCTCGTCGCAGCGTGCGGGGTAGCGATCACCTTGGGGATTCTGATTGCCGTCTTCGTAACCCGCAGCATAACAGTTCCGCTCCAGAGTGCTGTAGAGGTCTCCAACAAGCTGGCGGAGGGGGACCTGACTGTCGTTGTAACGTCTGAGAATACTGACGAAACTGGCCATCTTTTGGCTGCCATGGGGAACATGGTCTACAAGCTGAGGGAGATCGTGGGAGAGGTGCAGGCCGCGACCAAGAACGTAGCGTCGGGAAGTCAGGAGCTCTCCTCCAGTTCCGAGCAGATGTCGCAGGGTGCCAGCGAGCAGGCAGCGGCGGCTGAAGAAGCTTCCGCCAGCATGGAGCAGATGACCTCCAACATCCGTCAGAACGCGGACAACGCGTTGCAGACCGAGAAGATAGCAGTCAAGTCCGCGGAAAACGCCAAAGAAGGGGGGCAGGCTGTCCAGGAAACGGTGCACGCGATGAAGGACATCGCCGGAAAGATCAACATCATCGAGGAAATCGCGCGTCAGACGAACCTTTTAGCCCTGAACGCCGCCATAGAGGCGGCCCGGGCCGGCGAGCACGGCAAGGGTTTCGCCGTCGTCGCCAGCGAGGTGAGAAAGCTCGCCGAGCGGAGCCAGAAGGCTGCCGCCGAGATCTCGCAGCTTTCCAGTACCAGCGTCGATGTCGCGGTAAAGGCCGGCGACCTCCTGTCCAAGATGGTGCCCGACATCCAGAAGACGGCCGAACTGGTCCAGGAGATCAGCGCCTCCAGCAGGGAGCAGGACACCGGGGCGGAGCAGATCAACAAGGCGATCCAGCAACTCGACACAGTCATCCAACAAAACGCCGGCGCTTCCGAGGAGATGTCCTCGACAGCAGAGGAACTTGCTTCGCAGGCGGAACTGCTGACAAGCTCCATCGCCTTCTTCAATATCGGTGAAGAAGGAAGGTCGAAGCCCCTGGTAAGACATTCCAAGACGACGATGAAGCCGATGAGCTTTAGCAAGCACCCCGCAAAAAGCGCACCTATCGCCAACGTCGCGGGCACGGATCTCCAATTGAACGACGACCATTTCGAGCACTTCTAA
- a CDS encoding methyl-accepting chemotaxis protein, translating into MLSNFKIGTRLLLCFGVVLLLLVAVAGTGYWGIKQVEATTDTMLATEGRIAEHSARARANILGMRRYEKDMLLNMGEAKKVEEYLQKWNAEAAKMTERVADLEKCAVDKEDKDKTKEIKENFDGYKAGFAKVAAAIQNGKLKTAQEANSAIAEYKDKSHLMEATAVSLAQDGVKSMHEAGANIDKKAKEIVNYLLAISLTAAIMAVALSFLVTRSIRRPLEVGVQTANRLAAGDLTMDIGATGKDETGQLLAAMGNMVSKLREIVGEVQAATKNVAAGSQELSSSSEEMSQGASEQAAAAEEASASMEQMTSNIRQNADNALQTEKIAVKSADNAKEGGQAVQETVQAMKDIAGKINIIEEIARQTNLLALNAAIEAARAGEHGKGFAVVASEVRKLAERSQKAAAEISQLSSNSVDIAVKAGELLSKMVPDIQKTAELVQEISASSKEQDTGAEQINKAIQQLDTVIQQNASASEEMSSTAEELASQAELLSSSIAFFKIEEGRSKSFVTSTKNPGTVKAMSFSKHAAAPRAAAANVVGTDLQLNDEEFEHF; encoded by the coding sequence ATGTTAAGCAATTTTAAAATTGGTACAAGATTACTGCTGTGCTTCGGCGTAGTCCTGCTCCTGCTTGTCGCCGTGGCGGGCACCGGTTACTGGGGCATCAAGCAAGTTGAAGCCACCACAGACACCATGCTAGCTACCGAGGGACGCATCGCAGAGCACTCAGCCAGGGCCCGGGCCAACATTCTGGGCATGAGGCGCTATGAGAAGGACATGCTCCTGAATATGGGCGAAGCTAAAAAGGTCGAGGAATACCTCCAGAAATGGAACGCCGAGGCCGCCAAGATGACCGAGCGCGTCGCCGACCTGGAAAAATGCGCCGTCGACAAAGAGGACAAGGACAAAACCAAGGAAATCAAGGAAAATTTCGATGGTTACAAGGCAGGTTTTGCGAAGGTAGCAGCCGCTATTCAGAACGGAAAGCTGAAGACTGCACAAGAAGCAAACAGCGCTATAGCAGAGTACAAGGACAAGTCTCACCTGATGGAAGCGACGGCGGTCAGCCTGGCACAGGATGGCGTCAAGTCAATGCATGAAGCAGGGGCGAACATTGATAAAAAGGCTAAGGAAATTGTTAATTACCTGCTCGCTATATCGTTGACAGCCGCAATTATGGCTGTCGCACTGAGTTTCCTGGTGACGCGCAGCATCAGGCGTCCGCTGGAGGTCGGGGTTCAAACTGCGAACCGACTTGCTGCCGGAGATCTTACCATGGACATCGGCGCGACCGGCAAGGACGAGACCGGTCAACTGCTGGCGGCGATGGGCAATATGGTGTCCAAGCTGAGGGAGATCGTAGGAGAGGTGCAGGCCGCGACCAAGAACGTCGCCGCCGGAAGCCAGGAGCTCTCGTCCAGTTCAGAGGAGATGTCGCAGGGGGCCAGCGAGCAGGCAGCGGCGGCTGAGGAAGCTTCCGCCAGCATGGAGCAGATGACCTCCAACATCCGCCAGAACGCGGACAACGCGCTGCAGACCGAGAAGATAGCGGTCAAGTCCGCTGACAACGCCAAGGAAGGTGGACAGGCTGTCCAGGAAACCGTACAGGCCATGAAGGATATCGCCGGCAAGATCAACATCATCGAGGAGATCGCGCGGCAGACGAACCTATTGGCCCTGAACGCCGCCATAGAGGCGGCCCGGGCCGGCGAGCACGGCAAGGGATTCGCCGTCGTCGCCAGCGAGGTGAGAAAACTGGCCGAGCGGAGCCAGAAGGCTGCCGCCGAGATCTCGCAGCTCTCCAGCAACAGCGTAGATATCGCGGTAAAGGCAGGCGAGCTGTTATCCAAGATGGTGCCAGACATCCAGAAGACGGCCGAACTGGTCCAGGAGATCAGCGCCTCCAGCAAAGAGCAGGACACGGGTGCGGAGCAGATCAACAAGGCGATCCAGCAACTCGACACGGTCATCCAGCAAAACGCCAGCGCGTCGGAGGAAATGTCCTCGACCGCTGAGGAACTCGCCTCGCAGGCGGAACTGCTGTCAAGCTCCATCGCCTTCTTCAAGATCGAAGAGGGAAGGTCGAAGTCCTTCGTTACTTCCACGAAGAACCCCGGCACAGTGAAGGCGATGAGCTTTAGCAAACACGCGGCCGCTCCTCGCGCAGCGGCCGCAAACGTCGTGGGCACCGACCTGCAGCTGAACGACGAAGAGTTCGAACACTTCTAA